GTTGCCAATGCCAGTTTCTCCTACTATGCCAGTGCCTTATCCTATGCTTCCTGGAAATCCATATGGTGCCTCTCCATATCCATTTCCACAATATTCTGAGTTCTCAAATGCCTACGGTTTTGTGGCAAATGCCGATGCTCCAAGACCTTACTCAAATTCAAATAATGGTTCTAGATCTTTCAGGCCTAACAACAACATGAATGGAAATGGTGGTTTCAGGTCTTCACAGGGAGGAAATACTACAAACAATGGCAGTGGTCAATCTTCGGGTAACAGACAGAATACTGGAAGTTGGAATTCGTGGTCCGGTAACACTGACACCAGATCAAACATTGTTCCAGAATGTCAGATTTGTTTTAAACGGGGTCatactgctccaaattgctggAAAAGATCTAACAATGCAAGTTCAAGTGGCTCGGTAGTTGAGTGTCAGATCTGTGGGAAGAAGGGACACAGTGCATTAGACTGCTATCACAAGAATAATTTGGCCTATCAGGGTACTGCACCATCACCAATGTTAACTGCAATGCAAGCTGAAGCTCAACCTAATTTCTTACCAAATGATTCCTGGATTGTGGATACAAGGGCGTCACATCACATGACTGCCGATGTGAATGCTCTTCAGCAAGTTAATACATATGATGGTACTGATCGAATTACAATTGGCAATGGAGAAGGTTTGCCAATTCATCACATTGGATCTGCAAAATTATACACATTACCTCGAACTTTAATTTTGAGAAATGTGTTACATGTTCCTACTATTGCAGTTAGTTTGTTGTCTGTTAAACAACTGTGTAAAGAGAACTTCTGTTGGTTCATATGTGATGAGAATAATTTCTTTGTGCAGGACAAGGTAACCAAGGCTGTGATTTACCAAGGAAGGAGCCATGAGGGAGAGTTTTTCAAGATTCCTACCAAGTTACTTACAAGCACATCAGTGAAGTCTAAGCACAGGTCAACAGGTTTACTTGGTCAGAAAGTGAAGCATTTAGTTTGGCATCAGAGATGTGGGCATCCTAGTAATGAAGTTCTATCTACAATGTTGAAGCAATCTCAGATACATAGTATTGTTGATGACACACACTATATGTGTTCAAATTGTATTTCTGGAAAAATGACTAGGCTACCTTTTCTAGATGAGAAAGACAAATCTGTAtttctttttcaaaaggttCATTCAGATCTTTGGGGTCCCTCACCTACTAAATCAGTTGAAGGATTCAGATATTATGTcagctttgtagatgaatttTCTAGATATGTTTGGATATTTCCATTGGTAAATAAATCAGAAGTATTTGATGTTTTTCTCAAGTTCTACAGTTTTGTCTTTACTCAATTTCAAGTTGGTATTAAGTGCATTCAAACAGATGGAGGTGGTGAATATATGAGCAACAGATTTCAAAATTTCTTAGCACATAAGGGTATAGTTCATAGAGTTTCCTGTCCATATACCCCTCAGCAAAATGGAATTGCTGAGAGGAAACATCGCCACATTGTGGAGACAGCTATAACTCTTATGACTGCAGCTAGTTTATCTCAGGAGTTGTGGTTTCATGCATGTGCTCattctgttttttttattaatagaaTGCCATGTAAGCTTTTGGATTTCAAATCCCCTTATCAGTTGTTGTTTGGGCTTATTCCTCGATTACAAGAGCTGAAAGTGTTTGGTAGTGCAGTCTATCCATATATTAAGCTATATAATGTAAATAAGTTGCAACCAAGAGTTGTACAATGTATTTTCCTTGGGTATGCACATGGATATAAAGGTGTCATATGTTATCATCCACAGACTCGAAAATTCATTATTTCTAGACATGTTGTTCACAATGAAGATATGTTTCCCTGTAAGAGTAGTTATACAGTTTCAAGAGATCAATCTAAGCATTAGTCTAATTCTCATGAAGCTATAGATAACAGGTCATCTGCAACATTTGTTCTTCCCTTGCATCCTAGAGCTGCTAGTTCAGTATCAGATACAGTGAATTCATTTTCTAGTAATGCAGTGCCTAATTCAATTTATGAGTCTGCATCTTCAGTATTACAGTCACAAGTTCAAGTCTCAAGCTCTCCATCATCTCAACAATCTGAACCAACTCTCCCCTCTCCAAATCCAGCCTTTGTGTTACCTGTCCTTCATCCTGCACAATTGGAGGTACTTCTCCCTCTTGATACATCTGATATTGCTCATGGTTCACATAGTGCTCCTCACACTCACAAGATGCAAACCAGGTTACAAACTGGTACTATTTctagaaaagattactctagtTATATTGCCTCTTTGCCCGAATTATCTACTTTGAAATTGGATGATATAGCTACTGGTCAAGGTGGATTTTCTTTTCTGGCTCATAGTAATGATATTGCTGAACCACAATCCTTTCGAAGTGCTGCATCAAATAAACATTGGCAGGATGCAATGCAAGAGGAGTATGATGCATTGAGGAGTTAAGGTACTTGGATTTTAGTTCCCCCACCTACTCATAGAGCAGTTATTGGAAGTAAATGGGTTCACAAACTGAAGAAGAATCTAGATGGTTCCATTTCAAGATATAAGGCCCGATTGGTTGCTCAGGGCTATTCTCAAGAACATGGTCTGGATTATTTTGAGACTTTCAGTCCGGTTGTTCGACACAGACTCATTATTTCACTTACAGCACAACACAAGTGGGAATTGAGAcaacttgatgtgaaaaatgcatttttgcatggtgaATTAGAAAAGAAGGTTTATATGACACAACCAAGAGGGTTTGTTGATTCTCAGCATCCAAATCATGTATGCAAGTTAGTCAAATCTCTGTATGGTCTTAAACAAGCACCTCGAGCATGGAATGCGAAGTTCACTGGTTATTTACCTGCAATGGGATTCATAATGTCTCAATCCGACACTAGTCTATTTGTGAAGCATGATGGAGTGGATGTTATTGCATTATTACTCTAggtggatgacatcattctcACTGGATCTAATTCTACAAAGGTCCAAGCAGTCGTTCAAGAATTgggggatgtatttgatcttaAGGATATGGGTAAACTGTCATATTTATTGGGACTGCAGATTGAGTATAAGTCGAATAGGGATATTTTTCTAAGTCAGTCGAAATATGCTAAAGACTTGTTACAAAAGGCAGGGATGGATAACTGCAAATTTGTAACTACACCATGTAGACCTCATACTCAGTTTCTTGATTCTGATGGAACTCATTTGGCAGATCCTACATTGTATCGCAGTTTGGTTGGTGCCTTACAATATATCACCTTTACAAGACCTGACTTGGCATATGCTGTCAATGCTACATGCCAATATATGAACACTCCCACTGAGGTGCATTATGATCTAGTTAAAAGAATCCTCCGATATGTGCAGGGTACAATTTCATATGGCCTCACTTATTCATCTTCATCAGACAGTTCACTTGTTGCTTTCTTTGATTCCGATTAGGCGGCTGATCCTAATACTAGGAGATCCGTCACAGGTTTTGTGGTGTATCTTGGCCACAATCCAATTTCCTGGCAATCTAAGAAGCAAGCTTCAGTTTCTAGGAGCTCCACTGAAGCTGAATACAAGTCTCTTGCTCATTGTGCTGCAGATATTACATGGATTCGGAATTTGTTGCGCGATTTGCATCAGGTCTTACTGGAACCTCCTCTCATCCATTGTGATAACTTGTCTGCTTTGGCTTTGTgttccaatcttgtctttcacACACGAATCAAACATCTCGAcacaaattttcatttcattcggGAAAAAGTTTAGAAGAAGGATATGCTTGTTCAATATGTCCCCATAGAGGAGCAAATAGCTGATATTCTGACCAAAGGATTACATAGTCCAGTGTTTTTTAAACACTGTTGCAATCTTCGCCTTGGTTCCCCAGCCAAGATTGAGAGGGGATGATGGATGAAGACACATATCAGTAAATCAGACACATGGCAATAGATCAGTGGCTGCTGCCATGTCAGCTTATATGGTTGGAAATGGTTGCTGCCATGTCAACCAATGTGGTTGAGGTAGTTGTAGTTGGTTGTAGGTGGTTAGAATCTGATGGTTAGGATCTATTGTCTAGATAAGGAAGGGTATTTTAGTCCTTAAGAAATGTTACTCTATAAAGATTTGTAATCACGCTTCAAACTTCTCTATTCTCTCTGTAATTCCTGTTTTGCATTTCCTTTGAACCTTCCTTTCGTATCTATGGTTTCTGTGAAATACTTTTGTTATCACAAGAATGGTTTTCCTTCTGCTACGTCAGAGGTATATGTCATTAGTGTAAATGAATGGTAAAAGAAATCATAAGTTGAATAATATGATTTAATTCAAGCTGGTGCTACTTCCATTAGAAACGACATTGAACTCATAATATATTTAGAACAGAGATtataaacactatttatgaatacAACAGGAGTAtttagatttaaattttaatagaataatatatatgttaACAAGAAAATGTCATTCTCACCTCAAATCTAACTTCATTTTACCTTGGGGAAAAATGATACTTGCCATTCCTCCGGGGCAATATATCATTCAATATACGCCTGAATTTTATGAGTTATCAAATCTATTATTTTCTGATCACATAACGGGCTCTAAATAATACTCTAAATGGGATCAAATAATCAACCAAATAATTCCATATGTACTATATAGCTATAAGCATTTACTGATGGTTCAAAACCTAGctaatatcatatcgtcatttTTACAGTGGTATTTTTACATTTCGAACTTCTTCTTAGAGCTCATTAATAataatttcgtttttagtttttgatttttgtgttttgagATAGGAGAAAGTATAAGAGAAATGAGGAATCAGTTAAGGAAGAGAGTTATTGGGAGGGAAGAGgaagaaatgaaagagaatATATGATAACTGAAACTTGtaagtaaaaacaaataaattatgtttttggattttggttttTAGGTTCATTTTATTTCATTCTGTCGACATTTCTTTTACCATGCTTCCTCCACCCaccttctttcttcctttctttcacctattttcttctatttgttacccaaaagacaaaaaataaaaacaaaaaaggaataaTTATGAAAAAGGTAATGCTAGaggaaccaaattttataaactaaataatatggttattaataattgaattattaattaaatattaattaatgtatttatgTTATATTGGTGATCTATTGTTTGGtctaaaaatttgatttaaaattttaattttcctaaCATTATCTTTATAAACAACCCTTAATTATGTAAAGCTAACTCTAGGTTACACTCCACAGTTTTACTAAATACACTGAAGATTTCATACTAAATGTCCTCATCATTTCACccataattataattaaaggaTAAATCCAAATGAGAGGTCAAGGTAAGAGCACGTACCTGTCCACTGCAAAGTTAATTTCAATAGGAAAATACTACTCCAAGTCTCCAATAATTTAATGAAATGACACAAATCAGATAGCCATGCAGAGATGACCACCTGTCTAtcttaaagttaaaaaaaaaaaaaaaaattgatgtgaaACCCTAAGAAACATCAATAATTTGGTTTGGTGAGATGACACAAATCTCTTACAAAGTTAAAATTTCAAGAGGAAATCTAATTCAATGATTCGGTGGTGAGATGGCTCAAATGAGAGAACCAAACAGAGGGCATCATTTGTCTTAGAGCAACACGTGTCAGCGTAAGCAGCAACATATGTTTCATAAACATTTTGAGTACCTTAAACTAAATTAAACCAAAGAATACATTACAAATTTAAACGGAGACATGAATACTACAAACCATTCGTGCTCACAATTTAATACTGGCTATAATATTATGATGTTGATCTTGGCATTCTAACCACCATGAAGAGTACGTGGTGTGTGTAATATGTTACATTTCTTAATCCCTTTATATAGATCTGGATCTCAATCTCTATGTTAAGCATTTTGTTTAATACAATTTCGGTGTTGAAGCATCTCCAAAATTGGGACAACCCAGACAAGACAAGGCCAGCTATTGGAGGTCTGGTCTGCCAcaattcaataaataaaaaatgaaggcTAATGTGGCACTTGGGGAGGCAAAGTTGGTGATGACTCTTGAAGTTTTGCCACAACAATTGAAGCCTAAAGATATTGCAAATTATTGAAGCAATAATGTTACCTAAAAAAGTGACAACGTAACCAAAACTCGAGGCGTGCCCACTCTGGCTCCACATGCTCTCCATATTGAATTCAGAAGTCTTGTCTCTCTCACCTTATTCCAGCTATATAGGCATTCTCAAGAGATGGTGAAACCAGACACCTCGAACTTGAGATCTTTGAAAAACAAAGAACAACCTCATCAACTTTGAgctttttgtcaaacaaaaattaaaaccctaaaccatgGCTGCCAAGTACAATGTAATCAGATCAATCAGCTTGCCCTCTAGGTCGCACCCCACCACTATTAGAGTTGAAGAGGAGCTGAGCAAGCTCCAAGCATCTTCATCTTGTGCTTCAACTTCAAACTCAATCTGCAAATCTATATGTGGTCTAGAGGAGTTGTATGAGTGTGTGGATGATCTTTTACAGATGGCATCAACCCAACGGCTCCTTTCTCAACATCAACAGCAGAAATGCATGGATGATTTGTTGGATGGATCAGTGAAGCTCTTGGACATATGTGGTATCACAAGAGACACCATTTCAATAATCAAGGAACATGTTAGAGCTCTTCAATCTGCTCTTAGGAGGAGAAAAGGAGACTCAAGCCTTGAAGGCTGCATTGCCAATTACACTTGTTTcagaaagaagatgaagaaggatgcCAAGAAATTGATCACATCTTTGAAGCGAGTAGATAACAAAATTGACGCATCACAACTTTTAGAGCAAGACCACCATCTCACCGCTGTGATTCGAGTTCTTAGAGAAGTTTGTGTTGAGAACATGTCTATCTTCCAATCACTCTTGGTCTTTTTAGCTGTTCCTGTTTCAAGGCCAAAGGTAAACAAGTGGTCTCTTGTATCAAAGTTCATACACAAGGGAGTGATAGCATGTGAAGATCAGAACGAAGACATTATTAGCCATGAGTTGGATGGTGTTGATGCTGCTCTCTACTCTCTATCCAAATCTTCTTCAGCTGATGTTGGGAAGGTGCAAAGTACACAAAAAAGATTGGAGGCTTTGGAAATCATCATTGAAGGCCTTGAGAATGGTTTGGACAGCGTTTTCAGGCGCTTGATTAAAACAAGAGCTTCTCTTTTGAACATAATCTCACAATGATGTTCTCTCAAAGGCCACATTCATTTATCCCAAAATCCTCCAAGGCATCCACATTTTATTAGGATCCCTTTgggattataatttttttgatacatttgtatatgtatacatatagccACACAATGCAATACAGTTGAGACCCAAGTTTTTAATCTTATCatgatatttgttttttgtcttgTATCTTTTAATTGTTATGTACATGCAAGGCTATCAAACTCTAAAAAACTAACACATGCAAGGCTAATGAAACATGTACGgagaaataatttgatttttaacgaACAGTAAGAAGATCAATGGATAAACGTGATTAGAATACCTACAAACAATACACATTCTTTCAATAGTGGGCAAAAGCTTCTTGATCTTGTTTAGTTTTGGGTTAGTATCTGTTGAACATTATTCACTTCATCTAAGAGTTCACTATACTTTTCCATATTTATGTGTAAATATTACGTACGGAAGCCCAAATAAGTTTTGAGTACCCTTCACTACTTAACTCTTTATTGGTTTcatcaaattaaaattgaagaattagattttttttttcttcttaacctattgctattcacacactcttttttacttttcacagacatttgttaaattttttacccttgttaattttcttCAGTTTATTCGATCTAATGGCCAGAAATTGAGAGAAGTGTGTcttgtgtgagaagtaaaaatggatgttgtggagccaaaaatattcactaggcgacatatggacttttggacaaaagatgacaaaaatacccttgaggcataccatgattcctacgcgcgagcagtaggcaatcatctttcaatcaagtcaaaagtgcccaaaaaatgtaacaattaaaaacctctttcatcaaatcctttctataaggtatttCCAAGGACCTagtattttctatttcattatttagctaatcaattagctaaataatatataccTACCATATCTCATAAAATCATCCTTAATAGTCAATAAAATCACCCAAATTAATAGTCAAAGCCGGCCACCACCATTCCCATCCTCACCATtcccattttccttattaaaatagtcattcatttttataaccacccatttattcttttcatatttaattagcatGAAATTGAACCCCACAAAAAACCTTTATTCAAAATTGGGCAAGGCCTAActctataaataggcacctattctcaccaaaaattcattccaattctcttacaaaaaatcacaaatactctaaacactatttctctctaaaattctaactttggcatcggagtttcttcggccaaagcctccccccattcatcgtgggcgcgtgaggcttttggccttaacctaagttgctagttgttttgtaggtgcaaaatcgtccaagatcgaggaggagaaaatttgcattcacaaattggtgctttcattgagagttgaaattcaTACTCGTAAAAGACTCTCGcgcaaaaaggttttttctttgttttctagtccatttgaatatttttcatacgttcttatttatagaattttttacttgcaaaggttctttcataaaacgtataagaaaaatataatggctagaaatttagaaaattccacaagtgaaaattctaatattcaagaaatgggattgcggagatccgtgaggcaaaatgcgacaataaggggagcggcatcaccaccacaagtttccaccatgggaaccaccgcggtggctacctcggtagccacccgcggcaaggtccatggtgccttcaccacggccaccatgggaaccaccgcagtggctacttcggtagccactcgtggcgaggtccatggagccttcaccacagcccgagccatgccatccaaggctcacggtaccaagaccacgacccaagccgtgccatccaagtttacgtggacccaagcccaagcctcgcattcacatgcaccgcgcattgagcagcctgctcccgtgatccagcATGCTCTTGTAGCCCAACCTGCTCCAATGATCCAGCATGCCCCAGTGATCCAGCTTGCCCCtgcagcccagcctgctctcatggTTTCCCAAGCTGCCTAAGTCGAACCGAGacaatctcaaccatccggaccaatCATCGAGGCTGAGGcgttttcaccacatttctccgCATATTTGACAttccccaactcaaatctcgcacttGGAGTCAACCACCCTTTTATTGTTCAAGGAGGTGCATTCCATCCAAGTTCTTCCAATCCGAATGGTGAACAAAACTTGTCCCAacaagtcatagaattgacgagcgcccttgcataACAAactaccttggtgaatcaacttttgcaacgcacccATGATGAAGTTTCCCGAAGTAGAACAAGGGTAGACAAGGAGCCTTTTAAGCAGCGTCCTGGAAAGCAGCCGTTCGACCCATCACAAGTCGAGCATTCAGACAGTGCACACtctcgattgggcccccgaaatagcgtatactcccgtcttagcgcgcggaggagcgtgcactctcgattAGGCCCATGGGTAagtatacattcacggttggggcaacgctttgataatcaacatgggcAGCCTTCCAGGCAAAAGCATTCATTCACGATTAGGCTCACAAGGAGTATCCTCCACATCACATCATAGCAGGCAGCCTGACAAACGAAAGGAAACAATTGTTCAATCCGGCTCTAGTTCAACCGGTAGCCTGCAAAGAAAtccctcgcctgctaggaatctATCTCATACATTGCAGCCACGGCGTAAACGAGCCGAGCGAgaagaagagcagcctagactgGTAGATAAAGACCAAGGGCAGCCGAAGGCTCTGCTACCCCAACAAAAGCAAATCCAAGAAGAGGTAGAAAGGCTTTTCAACGAACGGATACGTGATTTTCGACGCAACGAAATGGTTGATGAAGCACTAAGGTGAgatatgaccaacataagcaggtcacctttcacggatgagatcgagcaggcagagcctccgcgcaagtttagcatgccgcacttcacatctttcaaaggagacGGGGATCCCGAAAGACACTTGAAGCATTACCGAAGTGCGATGGTCCTTTATCGGAATAATGACGCccttatgtgcaaaatattcGCCACTACTATACAAggcgaggcacaagattggtttcatACCTTGCCGGCACGATCCATCCAAAATTTTGATaatctttccttggttttcaccaaagaatactcatcttatcgttcgatcaagaaaaagtccgATCACCTGTTCAAcgtaaagaaaaacccaaaagaggCACTTCGCGATTACGTGAAGagattcaaagcagagaaggcgaAGATCGTCAAATGCGATAACTCGATAGCaagtgcagccttccaaaaaggactaccagcagaccacccactatttggagaaatgatcatgaaagaagacctAACTCTAGCAGATTCCTTTgctctggcagagaagcatgcactttgggacgaggctcgacAAGTAGAAAAGGCTCCCGACCAGCCTTGAAAAAAGTTGGCAGCTGCTCAAAAGAAGGATGGAAAGCAACCCAACAAGGGCAGGCAGGAGGTCAAGCGCAAGGACCGACCCCCGACCAAAGAAGGCCCGATGACCAATAACTATTCTAAGTTCTCAATTctgattcatcaaatccttcgTGACATCAAGAATGAACCATGGTTCAAGTTGCCGAAACAGTCAA
Above is a window of Malus sylvestris chromosome 15, drMalSylv7.2, whole genome shotgun sequence DNA encoding:
- the LOC126605227 gene encoding uncharacterized protein LOC126605227 isoform X2 translates to MLPGNPYGASPYPFPQYSEFSNAYGFVANADAPRPYSNSNNGSRSFRPNNNMNGNGGFRSSQGGNTTNNGSGQSSGNRQNTGSWNSWSGNTDTRSNIVPECQICFKRGHTAPNCWKRSNNASSSGSVVECQICGKKGHSALDCYHKNNLAYQGTAPSPMLTAMQAEAQPNFLPNDSWIVDTRASHHMTADVNALQQVNTYDGQGNQGCDLPRKEP
- the LOC126605227 gene encoding uncharacterized protein LOC126605227 isoform X1 encodes the protein MLPGNPYGASPYPFPQYSEFSNAYGFVANADAPRPYSNSNNGSRSFRPNNNMNGNGGFRSSQGGNTTNNGSGQSSGNRQNTGSWNSWSGNTDTRSNIVPECQICFKRGHTAPNCWKRSNNASSSGSVVECQICGKKGHSALDCYHKNNLAYQGTAPSPMLTAMQAEAQPNFLPNDSWIVDTRASHHMTADVNALQQVNTYDGTDRITIGNGEGQGNQGCDLPRKEP
- the LOC126605153 gene encoding uncharacterized protein LOC126605153, which gives rise to MAAKYNVIRSISLPSRSHPTTIRVEEELSKLQASSSCASTSNSICKSICGLEELYECVDDLLQMASTQRLLSQHQQQKCMDDLLDGSVKLLDICGITRDTISIIKEHVRALQSALRRRKGDSSLEGCIANYTCFRKKMKKDAKKLITSLKRVDNKIDASQLLEQDHHLTAVIRVLREVCVENMSIFQSLLVFLAVPVSRPKVNKWSLVSKFIHKGVIACEDQNEDIISHELDGVDAALYSLSKSSSADVGKVQSTQKRLEALEIIIEGLENGLDSVFRRLIKTRASLLNIISQ